A genomic segment from Nicotiana sylvestris chromosome 1, ASM39365v2, whole genome shotgun sequence encodes:
- the LOC104230352 gene encoding uncharacterized protein — translation MASPSPLARLSIERRPKLLKDFLLQDDPYSCSFNDIGSHPRKLCKSTISNFHGSRIRSNKASSHQLLRSRSSRAATATISAINKVINIVKFLPFASVKSPSIFPLSISRKLSTRTNHRDNIIKQHSSNHDVSVKVKVKDILRWKSFRDLVDEKSTPLDSSYSPNRCTTTTTNSTTTTISSKRTSWCDSDFTAEDLPSWWGENGEFLGELEDGMKKVGRKNIFEETVGGYGMGTIRAIKRDCKEELCFDENEQHSPVSVLESPFQEDDEEGIAFSFHRNLANLDKRTSTFMQKIQQFESLAEGNTSFEEEQQQQEEEEEEKEIREIEEKAKQLLSNLKETINLELIEDCEANNVDELLFDFFWHELFTTRKHQNNDGESDEKLTREAKFWINGDYNGKFEWEIEDKRESYIRDMEREARWNKFEEEKQELSLDLEFEVFNDLVHEVLEDVFSHKC, via the exons ATGGCTTCTCCTAGTCCACTAGCAAGATTGTCAATTGAGCGTAGACCCAAATTGCTcaaagattttcttcttcaagacGATCCATATTCTTGTTCATTTAATGATATTGGGTCACACCCTCGAAAATTATGCAAGTCCACAATTTCAAATTTTCATGGTTCAAGAATTAGGTCAAACAAAGCTTCATCTCATCAATTACTTAGAAGTCGATCATCTAGAGCTGCTACTGCTACAATTTCCGCCATTAACAAGGTCATTAACATTGTTAAGTTCTTACCCTTTGCCTCTGTCAAATCTCCTTCCATTTTTCCTCTAAGCATTTCAAGAAAACTATCAACAAGAACCAACCACAGGgacaatataattaaacaacATAGTAGTAACCACGATGTCTCAGTCAAAGTCAAAGTCAAAGACATCCTACGGTGGAAATCATTTAGAGACTTGGTAGATGAGAAATCTACACCATTAGATTCTTCTTATTCACCAAATAGATGCACCACCACCACAACTAACTCCACAACCACCACCATAAGCAGCAAGAGAACTAGTTGGTGCGACAGTGATTTTACTGCGGAGGATTTACCGTCATGGTGGGGTGAAAATGGTGAATTTTTGGGTGAATTAGAAGATGGGATGAAGAAGGTTGGTAGAAAGAATATATTCGAGGAAACTGTCGGTGGGTATGGCATGGGAACTATAAGAGCAATCAAAAGGGATTGTAAG GAAGAGTTGTGCTTTGATGAGAATGAGCAACACAGCCCAGTTTCAGTTCTTGAATCTCCATTTCAAGAAGATGATGAAGAAGGAATTGCCTTCTCTTTCCACCGAAACCTTGCTAATTTAGACA AAAGGACAAGCACGTTCATGCAAAAAATTCAACAGTTTGAGAGTCTTGCCGAAGGAAACACCAGCTTTgaagaagaacaacaacaacaagaagaagaagaggaggagaaaGAAATTcgagaaattgaagaaaaggcaaaGCAATTGTTGAGCAATTTGAAAGAGACAATTAACTTGGAACTAATTGAAGATTGTGAAGCAAACAATGTGGATGAGCTTCTCTTTGATTTCTTTTGGCATGAATTGTTTACAACTAGAAAGCATCAAAACAATGATGGTGAGAGTGATGAAAAGCTAACGAGAGAAGCAAAATTTTGGATCAATGGTGATTACAATGGGAAATTTGAATGGGAGATTGAGGATAAAAGAGAATcctacataagagacatggaaagAGAAGCAAGGTGGAACAAGTttgaagaggaaaaacaagagttGAGCTTGGACTTGGAGTTTGAAGTATTTAACGATTTGGTTCATGAAGTCTTGGAAGATGTTTTTTCTCATAAATGttaa
- the LOC104230353 gene encoding flap endonuclease GEN-like 1 isoform X2, whose product MGVVGNFWELLKPYGRAEGFDFLRNKRVAVDLSYWIVQQETAVLKAHIRNPHIRLTFFRTINLFSKFGAFPVFVADGTASPLKSQARIARFFRASGIKLSSLPAAEEGISIERNKAFQKCEQECVELLELLGVPVLKAKGEAEALCAQLNQEGQVDACITADSDAFLFGAKCVIKNIQPNSKEPLEFYHMSDIESGLGLRRNHLIAISLLVGNDHNLIGVPGIGLETALRFVKSFSEDEILSRLQEIGRGDVQVLQRDVNLDCNYIPGSDESPWKTKVQHCSFCGHPGSKKAHHKFACQDCSSTANEGCIQKPSGFKCNCSSCDLDNKEKEQKRNENWQIKVCRMIASEQNFPNNEITEMYLNKHQQSDGDYHLTWSSPKTDMLVDYLAYYQHWEPSYTRQRMLPMLSTIFLRDVASNSKDQLLCGQYEFDSIQRVKTRFGHQLYVINWKKTTREMSNEICIPSENPDMEQELRIADDGSKDLLDEPEVLQIHIKDGCSFLSTEEDMELVQSAFPEKVSQFLRDKELKETKSSRKRSVKPENSESPRGVQLSITNFYRSSKVQATPGENESRSSKISADTSGERDKEPIRNYSKSARRKLLFG is encoded by the exons ATGGGGGTGGTTGGAAACTTCTGGGAATTGCTGAAACCGTATGGTCGAGCAGAAGGGTTTGATTTCTTGAGAAACAAACGTGTAGCAGTGGACTTGTCATATTGGATCGTTCAGCAAGAAACTGCAGTACTCAAAGCCCACATTCGTAATCCTCATATAAGACTCACTTTTTTCCGTACCATCAATCTCTTCTCTAAG TTTGGGGCATTTCCCGTTTTCGTCGCAGATGGTACTGCATCACCGCTAAAGTCTCAGGCAAGGATTGCACGCTTTTTCCGGGCATCAGGAATTAAATTATCGAGTTTGCCAGCGGCTGAGGAGGGCATTTCAATTGAAAGGAACAAGGCATTTCAGAAATGCGAACAAGAATGTGTG GAGCTTCTTGAACTACTTGGGGTGCCAGTCCTAAAAGCAAAAGGAGAAGCTGAAGCACTCTGTGCACAATTGAATCAAGAAGGACAAGTTGATGCTTGTATTACTGCTGATAGCGATGCATTTCTTTTTGGAGCCAAATGTGTTATAAAAAATATCCAACCCAACTCCAAA GAACCACTTGAGTTCTATCACATGTCAGATATTGAGTCTGGTCTTGGGCTGAGGAGGAATCACTTGATAGCAATTTCACTTTTGGTAGGAAATGACCACAACTTGATTGGTGTGCCTGGAATCGGACTTGAAACAGCACTCCGTTTCGTCAAATCTTTCAGTGAAGATGAGATCTTGTCTAG GTTGCAGGAAATAGGCAGAGGGGATGTACAGGTGCTTCAGCGTGATGTCAACTTAGACTGTAATTATATACCCGGTTCAGATGAGAGCCCTTGGAAGACCAAAGTGCAACACTGTTCGTTCTGTGGGCATCCTGGTAGCAAGAAAGCTCACCACAAGTTTGCTTGTCAGGATTGCAGTTCCACTGCCAACGAGGGTTGCATTCAGAAACCATCGGGCTTCAAGTGTAATTGTTCCTCGTGTGATTTG gataataaagaaaaagaacagaaaagaaatGAGAATTGGCAGATTAAAGTTTGCAGAATGATCGCCTCGGAGCAGAATTTCCCAAACAATGAGATTACAGAAATGTACTTGAACAAACACCAGCAGTCTG ATGGTGATTATCATTTAACATGGTCAAGTCCAAAGACAGATATGCTAGTTGATTATCTGGCTTATTATCAGCACTGGGAGCCATCTTATACACGACAAAGAATGCTTCCTATGTTATCCACCATATTTCTAAGAGACGTGGCCTCAAATTCAAAAGATCAATTGTTATGCGGACAGTATGAATTTGATTCCATTCAGCGGGTAAAGACAAGATTTGGACATCAACTTTACGTAATCAATTGGAAGAAAACGACACGTGAAATGAGCAATGAAATCTGCATCCCCTCTGAAAACCCTGATATGGAGCAGGAGCTGAGGATAGCTGATGACGGGTCGAAAGATTTGCTCGATGAGCCTGAGGTTCTACAGATTCATATCAAGGACGGATGCAGCTTTTTATCAACTGAAGAAGATATGGAGCTTGTACAGAGTGCTTTTCCAGAAAAGGTTTCCCAGTTCTTGAGAGATAAG GAGTTAAAAGAAACAAAATCAAGTAGAAAAAGATCAGTGAAGCCTGAAAATTCAGAATCACCGAGAGGCGTTCAACTCAGCATTACCAACTTCTACCGATCATCCAAAGTCCAGGCAACGCCTGGGGAGAATGAATCTCGAAGTTCCAAGATTAGTGCGGATACTTCTGGAGAGAGAGATAAAGAACCCATCCGAAACTACTCCAAGTCTGCTAGACGCAAGCTTTTGTTCGGTTAG
- the LOC104230353 gene encoding flap endonuclease GEN-like 1 isoform X1, which translates to MGVVGNFWELLKPYGRAEGFDFLRNKRVAVDLSYWIVQQETAVLKAHIRNPHIRLTFFRTINLFSKFGAFPVFVADGTASPLKSQARIARFFRASGIKLSSLPAAEEGISIERNKAFQKCEQECVELLELLGVPVLKAKGEAEALCAQLNQEGQVDACITADSDAFLFGAKCVIKNIQPNSKEPLEFYHMSDIESGLGLRRNHLIAISLLVGNDHNLIGVPGIGLETALRFVKSFSEDEILSRLQEIGRGDVQVLQRDVNLDCNYIPGSDESPWKTKVQHCSFCGHPGSKKAHHKFACQDCSSTANEGCIQKPSGFKCNCSSCDLDNKEKEQKRNENWQIKVCRMIASEQNFPNNEITEMYLNKHQQSADGDYHLTWSSPKTDMLVDYLAYYQHWEPSYTRQRMLPMLSTIFLRDVASNSKDQLLCGQYEFDSIQRVKTRFGHQLYVINWKKTTREMSNEICIPSENPDMEQELRIADDGSKDLLDEPEVLQIHIKDGCSFLSTEEDMELVQSAFPEKVSQFLRDKELKETKSSRKRSVKPENSESPRGVQLSITNFYRSSKVQATPGENESRSSKISADTSGERDKEPIRNYSKSARRKLLFG; encoded by the exons ATGGGGGTGGTTGGAAACTTCTGGGAATTGCTGAAACCGTATGGTCGAGCAGAAGGGTTTGATTTCTTGAGAAACAAACGTGTAGCAGTGGACTTGTCATATTGGATCGTTCAGCAAGAAACTGCAGTACTCAAAGCCCACATTCGTAATCCTCATATAAGACTCACTTTTTTCCGTACCATCAATCTCTTCTCTAAG TTTGGGGCATTTCCCGTTTTCGTCGCAGATGGTACTGCATCACCGCTAAAGTCTCAGGCAAGGATTGCACGCTTTTTCCGGGCATCAGGAATTAAATTATCGAGTTTGCCAGCGGCTGAGGAGGGCATTTCAATTGAAAGGAACAAGGCATTTCAGAAATGCGAACAAGAATGTGTG GAGCTTCTTGAACTACTTGGGGTGCCAGTCCTAAAAGCAAAAGGAGAAGCTGAAGCACTCTGTGCACAATTGAATCAAGAAGGACAAGTTGATGCTTGTATTACTGCTGATAGCGATGCATTTCTTTTTGGAGCCAAATGTGTTATAAAAAATATCCAACCCAACTCCAAA GAACCACTTGAGTTCTATCACATGTCAGATATTGAGTCTGGTCTTGGGCTGAGGAGGAATCACTTGATAGCAATTTCACTTTTGGTAGGAAATGACCACAACTTGATTGGTGTGCCTGGAATCGGACTTGAAACAGCACTCCGTTTCGTCAAATCTTTCAGTGAAGATGAGATCTTGTCTAG GTTGCAGGAAATAGGCAGAGGGGATGTACAGGTGCTTCAGCGTGATGTCAACTTAGACTGTAATTATATACCCGGTTCAGATGAGAGCCCTTGGAAGACCAAAGTGCAACACTGTTCGTTCTGTGGGCATCCTGGTAGCAAGAAAGCTCACCACAAGTTTGCTTGTCAGGATTGCAGTTCCACTGCCAACGAGGGTTGCATTCAGAAACCATCGGGCTTCAAGTGTAATTGTTCCTCGTGTGATTTG gataataaagaaaaagaacagaaaagaaatGAGAATTGGCAGATTAAAGTTTGCAGAATGATCGCCTCGGAGCAGAATTTCCCAAACAATGAGATTACAGAAATGTACTTGAACAAACACCAGCAGTCTG CAGATGGTGATTATCATTTAACATGGTCAAGTCCAAAGACAGATATGCTAGTTGATTATCTGGCTTATTATCAGCACTGGGAGCCATCTTATACACGACAAAGAATGCTTCCTATGTTATCCACCATATTTCTAAGAGACGTGGCCTCAAATTCAAAAGATCAATTGTTATGCGGACAGTATGAATTTGATTCCATTCAGCGGGTAAAGACAAGATTTGGACATCAACTTTACGTAATCAATTGGAAGAAAACGACACGTGAAATGAGCAATGAAATCTGCATCCCCTCTGAAAACCCTGATATGGAGCAGGAGCTGAGGATAGCTGATGACGGGTCGAAAGATTTGCTCGATGAGCCTGAGGTTCTACAGATTCATATCAAGGACGGATGCAGCTTTTTATCAACTGAAGAAGATATGGAGCTTGTACAGAGTGCTTTTCCAGAAAAGGTTTCCCAGTTCTTGAGAGATAAG GAGTTAAAAGAAACAAAATCAAGTAGAAAAAGATCAGTGAAGCCTGAAAATTCAGAATCACCGAGAGGCGTTCAACTCAGCATTACCAACTTCTACCGATCATCCAAAGTCCAGGCAACGCCTGGGGAGAATGAATCTCGAAGTTCCAAGATTAGTGCGGATACTTCTGGAGAGAGAGATAAAGAACCCATCCGAAACTACTCCAAGTCTGCTAGACGCAAGCTTTTGTTCGGTTAG
- the LOC104230358 gene encoding two-component response regulator ARR12-like, producing the protein MDIQGITANSSLGESTPYSSDIGTKRTCILLVLDDITCHNIVSDMLHNQTYEVLHVGKTMDTLNAIWERKSILNLVLTNIHRLNTHGVDILQIIKNKLNLPTILMSPDDTRYENQVQDCSVAAYVVNISDTNEMNKLWQMALEKEKARKAAVNQEEDDYDNATRLPQNVTETNTENTSSADSDVRAHDVKGKRKAYSDISEENGENRDIEKKRRVVWTPKMHQNFLQAIQQLGHEKAVPKKIVEIMNEPGLTREHVASHLQFFLLGLPPPT; encoded by the exons ATGGACATCCAGGGAATTACTGCCAATTCATCACTTGGAGAATCTACACCTTATTCATCTGATATTGGAACTAAAAGAACTTGCATACTTCTAGTCCTTGATGATATTACTTGTCATAATATTGTTTCTGATATGCTTCACAATCAAACTTATGAAG TTTTGCATGTAGGAAAAACAATGGATACTTTAAATGCCATTTGGGAGAGAAAGAGCATCCTCAATCTTGTTCTTACAAACATACACAGGCTAAACACACATGGGGTTGACATTCTCCAAATTATCAAGAACAAACTTAATCTTCCAACCATTT TAATGTCACCAGATGATACAAGATACGAAAATCAAGTCCAAGATTGCAGTGTTGCAGCATATGTTGTGAATATTTCAGACACAAATGAGATGAACAAGCTTTGGCAAATGGCATTAGAGAAAGAGAAAGCTAGAAAAGCAGCAGTGAATCAAGAAGAAGATGATTATGACAATGCTACAAGATTGCCTCAGAATGTAACTGAGACAAATACAGAAAACACATCATCTGCTGATAGTGATGTAAGGGCTCATGATGTGAAGGGTAAGCGAAAAGCTTACAGCGACATAAGTGAAGAAAATGGAGAGAATAGAGACATCGAAAAGAAACGAAGAGTGGTTTGGACTCCAAAGATGCATCAAAATTTCTTGCAAGCTATCCAGCAATTAGGCCATGAAA AGGCAGTTCCTAAGAAAATAGTTGAAATAATGAATGAGCCTGGATTGACTAGAGAACATGTTGCCAGTCATTTGCAG TTTTTCCTCCTAGGCTTGCCACCCCCTACTTAG